Proteins found in one Micromonospora sp. WMMD1082 genomic segment:
- a CDS encoding ABC transporter permease: MTTTTKPAAPVAAAHPARRLGPVSLALRQGRLEIRQFLRSRESVVFTLGFPLIMVLIFASIFDEEIAPGVSYTQYFITGMIATGLMTVSFQNLGIWIPIERDRGVLKRYRGTPMPKWVWFAGKVIMVLVIGVLMTALLLAVSTALFDLDLPATGTAWLTFGWVSALGITACTLCGIAITSLARTARSGSAVVTPIALVLQFISGVFFLFTNLPTWMQQVAALFPLKWMCQGLRAVFLPESFGAQEPGGSFELTRVALVLGAWCVIGLVLCLTTFRWTTSRDG; this comes from the coding sequence ATGACCACCACGACGAAGCCCGCGGCCCCGGTCGCCGCCGCCCACCCGGCCCGCCGGCTCGGGCCGGTCAGCCTCGCCCTGCGCCAGGGGCGGCTGGAGATCCGGCAGTTCCTGCGCAGCCGGGAGTCCGTCGTGTTCACGCTGGGCTTCCCGCTCATCATGGTGCTGATCTTCGCCTCGATCTTCGACGAGGAGATCGCGCCCGGGGTGAGCTACACGCAGTACTTCATCACCGGCATGATCGCGACCGGCCTGATGACGGTCAGCTTCCAGAACCTCGGCATCTGGATCCCGATCGAGCGGGACCGGGGCGTGCTCAAGCGCTACCGGGGCACGCCGATGCCCAAGTGGGTCTGGTTCGCCGGCAAGGTAATCATGGTGCTGGTGATCGGTGTGCTGATGACCGCCCTGCTGCTCGCCGTCTCGACGGCCCTGTTCGACCTGGACCTGCCGGCCACCGGGACGGCCTGGCTGACCTTCGGCTGGGTCAGCGCGCTGGGGATCACCGCCTGCACCCTCTGCGGCATCGCGATCACGTCGCTGGCCCGCACCGCCCGCAGCGGCTCGGCGGTGGTCACCCCGATCGCGCTGGTGCTCCAGTTCATCTCCGGGGTGTTCTTCCTCTTCACCAACCTGCCGACCTGGATGCAGCAGGTGGCGGCCCTCTTCCCGCTCAAGTGGATGTGCCAGGGGCTGCGGGCCGTCTTCCTGCCGGAGAGCTTCGGCGCCCAGGAGCCCGGCGGCTCGTTCGAGCTGACCCGGGTCGCCCTGGTGCTCGGCGCCTGGTGCGTGATCGGCCTGGTGCTCTGCCTGACCACCTTCCGCTGGACCACCAGCCGCGACGGCTGA
- a CDS encoding ABC transporter ATP-binding protein, translated as MSDDVAIHVRGLRKAYGDTVAVAGLDLDVFRGEVFALLGPNGAGKTTTVEILEGYRHRDGGEVRVLGSDPAHPARHWREQVGIVFQGTGEFDELSVAEVVHHFAGFYADAEDPDKVIERVGLAAKARARTHTLSGGQKRRLDVALGIIGRPELLFLDEPTTGFDPEARHEFWDLIRDLSAAGTTIVLTTHYLDEAEALADRVGVIAGGRLIEVAAPNRLGNRQEALATVSWRTPDGTPDSAESATPTALVAELAARFGGEVPGLTVARPTLEDIYLKMIGHR; from the coding sequence ATGAGTGACGACGTCGCGATCCACGTCCGGGGGTTGCGCAAGGCGTACGGCGACACCGTCGCGGTGGCCGGGCTGGACCTGGACGTCTTCCGGGGCGAGGTGTTCGCCCTGCTCGGGCCGAACGGCGCCGGCAAGACCACCACCGTGGAGATCCTGGAGGGCTACCGCCACCGGGACGGCGGCGAGGTGCGGGTACTCGGCAGCGACCCGGCACACCCGGCCCGTCACTGGCGGGAGCAGGTCGGCATCGTCTTCCAGGGCACCGGCGAGTTCGACGAGCTGTCCGTCGCCGAGGTGGTGCATCACTTCGCCGGCTTCTACGCCGACGCCGAGGACCCGGACAAGGTGATCGAACGGGTCGGGCTGGCCGCCAAGGCCCGCGCCCGTACGCACACCCTCTCCGGCGGGCAGAAGCGCCGCCTCGACGTGGCGCTCGGCATCATCGGCCGACCGGAACTGCTCTTCCTGGACGAGCCGACCACCGGTTTCGACCCGGAGGCCCGGCACGAGTTCTGGGACCTGATCCGGGACCTCTCCGCCGCCGGCACCACCATCGTGCTCACCACGCACTACCTGGACGAGGCCGAGGCGCTCGCCGACCGGGTCGGCGTGATCGCCGGCGGCCGGCTGATCGAGGTCGCCGCCCCCAACCGGCTCGGTAACCGGCAGGAGGCGCTGGCCACCGTCTCCTGGCGTACGCCGGACGGCACGCCCGACAGCGCGGAGAGCGCGACGCCGACGGCGCTGGTGGCGGAACTCGCCGCGCGGTTCGGCGGCGAGGTGCCCGGCCTGACCGTCGCCCGGCCCACCCTGGAAGACATCTACCTGAAGATGATCGGACACCGATGA
- a CDS encoding DUF4126 domain-containing protein, whose translation MLEVLTGTGLAASAGLNAYIPLLMMGLLARFTSFIDLPGSWQWLGNEWVLGILAVLLAVEVVADKVPVVDHINDVVQTVVRPTAGGLAFGAGSASDTVTVTDPDSFFAGGGQWLPVLVGVLIALGVHLLKSAARPVINATTAGLGAPVASTAEDATSVVMSLVAIILPVLVLAFLVGFVLFLPWLLRRRSERRRERQAAREAGFRV comes from the coding sequence GTGCTCGAAGTCCTCACCGGTACCGGCCTCGCCGCCTCGGCGGGCCTGAACGCCTACATCCCGCTCCTGATGATGGGTCTGCTGGCCCGGTTCACCAGCTTCATCGACCTGCCCGGCAGCTGGCAGTGGCTCGGCAACGAGTGGGTGCTGGGCATCCTCGCGGTGCTGCTGGCCGTCGAGGTCGTCGCGGACAAGGTCCCCGTGGTGGACCACATCAACGACGTGGTGCAGACCGTGGTCCGGCCGACCGCGGGCGGCCTGGCCTTCGGCGCCGGGTCGGCCTCCGACACCGTCACCGTGACCGACCCGGACAGCTTCTTCGCCGGCGGCGGCCAGTGGCTCCCGGTGCTGGTCGGTGTGCTCATCGCGCTCGGCGTGCATCTGCTCAAGTCGGCCGCCCGGCCGGTCATCAACGCGACCACGGCCGGCCTGGGCGCACCGGTGGCGAGCACCGCCGAGGACGCCACCAGCGTGGTCATGTCGCTCGTGGCGATCATCCTGCCGGTGCTGGTGCTGGCGTTCCTGGTCGGGTTCGTGCTCTTCCTCCCCTGGTTGCTGCGCCGCCGGTCGGAGCGACGCCGGGAGCGGCAGGCCGCGCGCGAGGCGGGCTTCCGGGTCTGA
- the nucS gene encoding endonuclease NucS, translated as MRLVIAKCSVDYVGRLSAHLPPATRLLMVKADGSVSIHADDRAYKPLNWMSPPCRLEEAPGVWRVVNKAGEELRITLEEIFQDTSYDLGVDPGLRKDGVEAHLQELLAANPETLGEGFTLVRREYMTAIGPVDLLCRDADQGTVAVEVKRRGEIDGVEQLTRYLELLNRDPLLAPVAGVFAAQEIKPQARVLATDRGIRCVVVDYHRLRGIERDELTLF; from the coding sequence GTGCGGTTGGTGATTGCGAAGTGCTCGGTGGACTATGTCGGACGGCTCTCGGCCCACTTGCCGCCGGCGACCCGGCTGTTGATGGTGAAGGCGGACGGGTCGGTCTCGATCCATGCCGACGACCGGGCGTACAAGCCGTTGAACTGGATGAGCCCGCCGTGCCGGCTGGAGGAGGCCCCCGGCGTCTGGCGGGTGGTCAACAAGGCCGGCGAGGAGCTGCGGATCACCCTGGAGGAGATCTTCCAGGACACGTCGTACGACCTGGGTGTCGACCCCGGGCTGCGCAAGGACGGCGTCGAGGCGCACCTACAGGAGCTGCTGGCGGCCAACCCGGAGACCCTGGGCGAGGGGTTCACCCTCGTCCGCCGCGAGTACATGACCGCCATCGGCCCGGTCGACCTGCTCTGCCGGGACGCCGACCAGGGCACGGTTGCGGTCGAGGTGAAGCGCCGTGGTGAGATCGACGGCGTGGAGCAGCTCACCCGCTACCTCGAACTGCTCAACCGGGACCCGCTGCTCGCCCCGGTCGCCGGGGTCTTCGCCGCGCAGGAGATCAAGCCGCAGGCCCGGGTGCTCGCCACCGATCGGGGGATCCGCTGCGTGGTGGTGGACTACCACCGGCTACGCGGCATCGAGCGCGACGAGTTGACCCTCTTCTAG
- a CDS encoding aldehyde dehydrogenase family protein: MTAVRLPGIPQIEGDHLISTSPATGDEAGRVPVATTVDVERAVERARAAGQWWAALGFTGRRERLLRWRRLLAQRMEQLAELMHAEGGKPVADALVEIVTAVEHVDWAARNAHRVLGPRRVRSRLVLAEFSAHLEYQPHGVVGVIGPWNYPVFTPIGSIAYALAAGNAVVFKPSEYTPVIGQWLVDSFAEVVPEQPVLITVHGLGDVGAALCRAGVDKLAFTGSTAIAKKVMAACAESLTPVLLEAGGKDAMIVDADADLDAAAEACVWGAMTNAGQTCIGIERVYVVEPVFDAFVDKVVERAGRLTVGPDDADVGPITMPSQLGVIRRHIEDALARGGRAVLGGPDAVRPPYAHPTVLVEVPEDAAAVREETFGPTVTINRVRTADEALTRANALPYGLGGSVFGQRRAVAIARRLRSGMASINSTLTFAGMSTLPFGGVGDSGFGRIHGEDGLREFGRAKAVTRRRARSLLPSTTFERTPADLARLVKAVKMLYGR; encoded by the coding sequence ATGACGGCTGTACGACTCCCCGGCATCCCGCAGATCGAGGGCGACCATCTGATCTCGACCAGCCCGGCCACGGGCGACGAGGCGGGCCGCGTGCCGGTCGCCACGACGGTGGACGTCGAACGCGCCGTCGAGCGGGCCCGGGCCGCCGGCCAGTGGTGGGCGGCGCTCGGCTTCACCGGACGGCGGGAGCGGCTGCTGCGCTGGCGACGGCTGCTCGCCCAGCGGATGGAACAGCTGGCGGAGCTGATGCACGCCGAAGGCGGCAAGCCGGTCGCCGACGCCCTCGTGGAGATCGTGACCGCCGTGGAGCACGTCGACTGGGCGGCCCGCAACGCCCACCGGGTGCTCGGCCCGCGCCGGGTCCGCTCCCGGCTCGTCCTGGCCGAGTTCTCGGCCCATCTGGAATACCAGCCGCACGGCGTGGTCGGCGTCATCGGCCCCTGGAACTATCCAGTCTTCACCCCCATCGGCTCCATCGCGTACGCGCTGGCGGCCGGCAACGCGGTCGTCTTCAAGCCCAGCGAGTACACCCCGGTCATCGGCCAGTGGCTCGTCGACAGCTTCGCCGAGGTGGTGCCCGAGCAGCCCGTGCTCATCACGGTCCACGGGCTCGGCGACGTCGGCGCGGCGCTGTGCCGCGCCGGTGTCGACAAGCTCGCCTTCACCGGCTCGACGGCCATCGCGAAGAAGGTGATGGCCGCCTGCGCCGAGTCGCTGACCCCGGTGCTGCTGGAGGCCGGCGGCAAGGACGCCATGATCGTGGACGCGGACGCCGACCTGGATGCCGCCGCCGAGGCGTGCGTCTGGGGCGCGATGACCAACGCCGGGCAGACCTGCATCGGCATCGAGCGGGTCTACGTCGTGGAGCCGGTCTTCGACGCGTTCGTCGACAAGGTGGTCGAGCGCGCCGGCCGCCTCACCGTCGGTCCCGACGACGCGGACGTCGGCCCGATCACCATGCCGAGTCAGCTCGGCGTCATCCGACGACACATCGAGGACGCGCTGGCGCGCGGCGGCCGCGCGGTGCTCGGCGGGCCGGACGCGGTGCGCCCGCCGTACGCCCACCCGACCGTTCTGGTGGAGGTGCCGGAGGATGCCGCCGCCGTACGCGAGGAGACCTTCGGCCCGACCGTGACCATCAATCGGGTCCGCACCGCCGACGAGGCCCTCACCCGCGCCAACGCGCTGCCGTACGGGCTGGGTGGTTCGGTCTTCGGTCAGCGGCGCGCGGTCGCCATCGCCCGGCGGCTGCGCTCCGGCATGGCATCGATCAACTCGACCCTCACCTTCGCCGGCATGTCCACGCTGCCGTTCGGCGGCGTCGGCGACTCGGGCTTCGGCCGGATCCACGGCGAGGACGGGCTGCGCGAGTTCGGCCGGGCCAAGGCGGTCACCCGTCGCCGGGCCCGCTCACTGCTGCCCTCCACCACGTTCGAGCGCACCCCGGCCGACCTCGCCCGCCTCGTGAAGGCGGTCAAGATGCTCTACGGCCGCTGA
- a CDS encoding FHA domain-containing protein — protein sequence MPDWAVEATTQRRQAGRGWPHGVEGRLSMEEHPQLMPLLTVAAGPMRGLGFRLLQRPQVIGRDPAVDIVVHDPHLSRRHAEIWLAGEGVSVVDLGSTNGTWVNDLRTTGVARLTDGDVIRIGRTELRFFDPGVARTDPVSLSFELCRQERRPTLPLPVAVAPVARGKAGAPVTAAVAAGTPR from the coding sequence GTGCCCGACTGGGCGGTGGAGGCCACCACCCAGCGACGGCAGGCTGGCCGGGGGTGGCCGCACGGGGTGGAGGGGCGACTGTCCATGGAGGAACATCCGCAACTGATGCCGCTGCTGACGGTGGCCGCGGGGCCGATGCGCGGGCTGGGCTTCCGGCTGCTCCAGCGGCCGCAGGTGATCGGCCGTGACCCGGCGGTCGACATCGTCGTGCACGATCCACACCTGAGCCGGCGGCACGCCGAGATCTGGCTGGCCGGTGAGGGGGTCTCCGTGGTGGATCTCGGGTCCACCAACGGCACCTGGGTGAACGACCTCCGGACCACCGGCGTGGCCCGCCTGACCGACGGCGATGTGATCCGGATCGGCCGCACCGAGCTGAGATTCTTCGACCCGGGAGTGGCCCGGACCGACCCGGTGAGCCTGAGCTTCGAGCTGTGCCGCCAGGAGCGGCGACCGACCCTGCCGCTGCCCGTCGCGGTCGCGCCGGTGGCCCGCGGGAAGGCCGGTGCTCCGGTCACGGCTGCGGTCGCCGCCGGCACTCCCCGCTGA
- a CDS encoding alpha/beta hydrolase — MKTEQHVVTANGIAQAFRVAGPVEGVPVLLVHGNCSSAAFWEPLVRRLPETLRVVAPDLRGYGATQAAPVDAGRGLTDFADDVAALLDEPTLFAEGARPVVVGHSLGGGVAMRLLVDHPDRVAGLLLAAPVSPYGFGGTRDLAGTPTTPDFAGTGAGTANADFVARLAAGDRSAEARTSPRSVLRAAYVADPSCLGDDEELLLDSVLSTSTGPDNYPGDAVESPHWPGSAPGRRGVLNALAPTHFRIAEELLAVTPKPPVTWIRGDADVIVSDTSLFDLAQLGALGVVPGWPGPDECPPQPMIGQTRAVLDRYAAAGGSYREVALPGCGHTPHLERPAEFAAELLALTTPTTAP; from the coding sequence ATGAAGACCGAGCAGCACGTCGTCACCGCGAACGGGATCGCCCAGGCCTTCCGGGTGGCCGGCCCCGTCGAGGGTGTACCGGTGCTGCTCGTGCACGGCAACTGCTCGTCGGCCGCCTTCTGGGAGCCGCTGGTACGGCGGCTGCCCGAGACGCTGCGGGTGGTGGCGCCGGATCTGCGCGGCTACGGCGCCACGCAGGCGGCCCCGGTGGACGCCGGCCGGGGCCTGACCGACTTCGCCGACGACGTGGCGGCGCTGCTCGACGAGCCGACCCTCTTCGCCGAGGGTGCCCGGCCCGTGGTGGTCGGCCACTCGCTCGGCGGGGGAGTGGCGATGCGGCTGCTGGTCGACCACCCCGACCGGGTGGCCGGGCTGCTGCTCGCGGCGCCGGTGTCGCCGTACGGTTTCGGCGGCACCCGGGATCTCGCGGGCACCCCGACCACGCCGGACTTCGCCGGCACCGGCGCCGGTACGGCGAACGCCGACTTCGTCGCCCGACTGGCCGCCGGTGACCGCAGCGCCGAGGCGCGAACCAGCCCCCGCAGCGTGCTGCGGGCCGCGTACGTGGCGGACCCGTCCTGCCTCGGCGACGACGAGGAACTGCTGCTCGACAGCGTGCTCTCCACCTCGACCGGCCCGGACAACTACCCCGGCGACGCGGTGGAGTCGCCGCACTGGCCGGGCAGCGCACCGGGCCGGCGCGGCGTGCTCAACGCGCTCGCCCCGACGCACTTCCGGATCGCCGAGGAACTGCTCGCCGTGACGCCCAAGCCGCCGGTGACCTGGATCCGCGGCGACGCCGACGTGATCGTCTCCGACACGTCCCTGTTCGACCTGGCGCAGCTGGGCGCGCTGGGCGTGGTGCCCGGCTGGCCCGGACCGGACGAGTGCCCGCCACAGCCGATGATCGGGCAGACCCGCGCGGTGCTCGACCGGTACGCCGCCGCCGGCGGCAGCTACCGCGAGGTGGCGCTGCCCGGCTGCGGACACACCCCCCACCTCGAACGCCCAGCAGAGTTCGCCGCCGAACTACTAGCCCTCACCACCCCCACCACCGCACCCTGA
- a CDS encoding 3-hydroxybutyryl-CoA dehydrogenase gives MAREFTSVGVVGLGTMGAGIVEVFARNGIDVVAVEISDAALDRGRANLTGSTDRAVARGKLAVADRDALLARVDFVVGLDALHSVDLVIEAAPERLDLKRRIFGELDRVCKPEAILATNTSSLSVTEISVATARPHQVIGMHFFNPAPVMRLVEVVRTVVTAADVVADVAALCARLGKVDVTIGDRAGFIANALLFGYLNQAVGMVESRYATREDIDAAMKLGGGLPMGPLALLDLIGLDTAYEILETMYRRGGRDRRHAPVPLLRQLVTAGLLGRKSGRGFYTYEQPGSPKVVPDEQTPATAAPAPADGAREVATVGVVGSGPLATGIVEVFAQAGYDVVAVTEGAATLEDLADVDLVVEAVAEELSVKQALFASLDEVCKPGVVLASTTSALPVIELAMATQRPADVVGLHFFDPAPTTPLVEIVRTIRTSAKTTATASAVCAALGRTGVVCADRSGFIVNALLFPYLNDAVRMLEASYATADDIDHAMKLGCGYPTGPFELLDAVGLDVALAIQRELYRAVREPGLAPVPLLEHLVTAGYLGRRAGRGFRDHARP, from the coding sequence GTGGCGCGGGAGTTCACCAGCGTGGGTGTGGTGGGTCTGGGCACCATGGGTGCCGGCATCGTCGAGGTCTTCGCCCGCAACGGCATCGACGTGGTCGCCGTGGAGATCTCCGATGCCGCCCTGGACCGCGGGCGGGCCAACCTGACCGGCTCGACCGACCGCGCGGTGGCCAGGGGCAAGCTCGCCGTCGCCGACCGGGACGCCCTGCTGGCCCGGGTCGACTTCGTCGTCGGGCTGGACGCGCTGCACTCGGTGGACCTGGTGATCGAGGCGGCACCCGAGCGCCTCGACCTCAAGCGGCGGATCTTCGGCGAGCTGGACCGCGTCTGCAAGCCCGAGGCGATCCTCGCCACCAACACCTCCTCGTTGAGCGTCACCGAGATCTCCGTGGCCACCGCCCGCCCCCACCAGGTGATCGGCATGCACTTCTTCAACCCCGCGCCGGTGATGAGGCTGGTCGAGGTCGTGCGTACGGTGGTCACCGCCGCCGACGTGGTGGCAGACGTGGCGGCGCTCTGCGCGCGGCTCGGCAAGGTCGACGTGACCATCGGCGACCGGGCCGGCTTCATCGCCAACGCGCTGCTCTTCGGCTACCTCAACCAGGCGGTCGGCATGGTCGAGTCCCGCTACGCCACCCGCGAGGACATCGACGCCGCGATGAAGCTCGGCGGCGGGCTGCCCATGGGTCCGCTGGCGCTGCTGGACCTGATCGGGCTGGACACCGCGTACGAGATCCTGGAGACCATGTACCGGCGCGGTGGCCGGGACCGCCGGCACGCCCCGGTGCCGCTGCTCAGGCAGCTGGTGACCGCCGGGCTGCTCGGGCGGAAGTCCGGCCGGGGGTTCTACACCTACGAGCAGCCCGGCTCACCGAAGGTCGTACCGGACGAGCAGACGCCGGCCACGGCGGCGCCGGCGCCGGCCGACGGCGCCCGGGAAGTTGCGACGGTCGGCGTGGTGGGCTCCGGCCCGCTGGCCACCGGGATCGTCGAGGTCTTCGCCCAGGCCGGTTACGACGTCGTCGCGGTGACCGAGGGGGCGGCGACGCTGGAAGACCTGGCCGACGTCGATCTGGTGGTCGAGGCGGTGGCCGAGGAGCTGAGCGTCAAGCAGGCGCTCTTCGCCAGCCTGGACGAGGTCTGCAAGCCGGGCGTCGTGCTGGCCAGCACCACCTCCGCGCTGCCGGTGATCGAGCTGGCGATGGCCACCCAGCGCCCGGCCGACGTGGTGGGGCTGCACTTCTTCGACCCCGCCCCGACGACGCCGCTGGTGGAGATCGTGCGGACGATCCGCACCTCGGCGAAGACCACCGCCACCGCCAGCGCGGTCTGTGCCGCCCTCGGCAGGACCGGGGTGGTCTGCGCCGACCGGTCCGGTTTCATCGTCAACGCGCTGCTGTTCCCGTACCTCAACGACGCCGTGCGGATGCTGGAGGCCAGCTACGCCACCGCCGACGACATCGACCACGCGATGAAGCTGGGCTGCGGCTACCCGACGGGCCCGTTCGAGCTGCTCGACGCGGTCGGCCTGGACGTGGCGCTGGCCATCCAGCGGGAGCTGTACCGCGCCGTGCGAGAGCCCGGCCTCGCCCCGGTCCCGCTGCTGGAGCACCTGGTCACGGCGGGCTACCTGGGCCGCAGGGCGGGCCGCGGCTTCCGCGACCACGCCCGCCCCTGA
- a CDS encoding alpha/beta hydrolase gives MSTPIRASSILPGHREDIELHTADGLRLVGELARPVDREPAATLVCLHPLPTHGGMMDSHVFRKAAWRLPALADLAVLRFNTRGTSSVRGTSEGTFDSAVGERFDVAAAIEYAEFHELPNVWLLGWSFGTDLVLRYGCDPAVTGAILLSPPLRFAGAPDLAQWAESGKPLTALVPEFDDYLRPEQARERFAAVPQAEVVGVPGAKHLWVGDAETALDEVVRRVNPAVAVPLPSTWDGPMETGDASAYADRTVAAFADTPVAGPPQRRAE, from the coding sequence ATGAGCACACCGATCCGCGCGTCGTCCATCCTGCCCGGGCACCGGGAGGACATCGAGCTGCACACCGCGGACGGCCTGCGCCTGGTCGGCGAGCTGGCCCGCCCGGTGGACCGGGAGCCGGCGGCCACCCTGGTCTGCCTGCACCCGCTGCCCACCCACGGCGGGATGATGGACAGCCACGTCTTCCGCAAGGCGGCCTGGCGGCTGCCGGCGCTGGCCGACCTGGCCGTGCTCCGGTTCAACACCCGGGGCACCAGCAGCGTGCGCGGCACCAGCGAGGGCACCTTCGACTCGGCCGTGGGCGAGCGCTTCGACGTCGCCGCCGCCATCGAGTACGCCGAGTTCCACGAGCTGCCGAACGTCTGGCTGCTCGGCTGGTCGTTCGGCACCGACCTGGTGCTGCGCTACGGCTGCGACCCGGCGGTGACCGGCGCGATCCTGCTCTCCCCGCCACTGCGCTTCGCCGGTGCGCCCGATCTGGCCCAGTGGGCCGAGTCGGGCAAGCCGCTGACCGCGCTGGTGCCGGAGTTCGACGACTACCTGCGCCCGGAACAGGCCCGCGAGCGGTTCGCGGCGGTGCCACAGGCCGAGGTGGTCGGCGTACCCGGTGCGAAGCACCTCTGGGTCGGTGACGCCGAGACCGCCCTGGACGAGGTGGTCCGGCGGGTCAACCCGGCGGTGGCGGTGCCGCTGCCGAGCACCTGGGACGGCCCGATGGAGACCGGCGACGCCAGCGCGTACGCCGACCGCACGGTGGCCGCCTTCGCCGACACACCGGTGGCGGGGCCGCCGCAGCGCCGCGCCGAGTGA
- a CDS encoding AI-2E family transporter: MVAEETSAVGAPQRPTNGESGRFGTPGRPLRRNSFLVGFTGALGVLLAYVVYLGLRNAAGILVLVVIALFLAVGLHPAVVKLRSWGLPRGLAVALVVLTLLALLSAGVLALVPPIVTQSGQFIEQLPSYVESLRRNETVNELVERFDLMRRVQEAASADVVGRALGGVLGGAQLVFGTVFRVLTVLVLTIYFLVYFDRLRDLGYALVPRSRRERVQLIGDEILTKVGAYMVGALAIAVLAGATTFVFALVVGLPYPFALAVVVAVTDLIPQIGATLGAVIVSLVGFATEPSIGIACVVFFVVYQQIENYLIYPKIMRRSVHVNEVAALVAALLGVSLVGVIGALIAIPTVAAVQLILREVIIPRQDAR; this comes from the coding sequence CTGGTGGCGGAGGAGACGTCGGCGGTCGGGGCACCGCAGCGGCCGACGAACGGGGAGTCCGGGCGGTTCGGTACGCCGGGGCGGCCGCTGCGGCGTAACAGCTTCCTGGTCGGCTTCACCGGCGCGCTCGGCGTGCTGCTCGCGTACGTCGTCTATCTGGGCCTGCGCAACGCGGCCGGGATCCTGGTCCTGGTGGTCATCGCACTGTTCCTCGCGGTGGGCCTGCACCCGGCGGTGGTCAAGTTGCGTTCCTGGGGGTTGCCGCGCGGGCTGGCGGTGGCGCTGGTCGTGCTGACCCTGCTGGCGCTGCTGAGCGCCGGGGTGCTGGCGCTGGTGCCGCCGATCGTGACGCAGTCGGGGCAGTTCATCGAGCAACTGCCGAGCTACGTGGAGTCGCTGCGCCGCAACGAGACGGTCAACGAGCTGGTCGAGCGGTTCGATCTGATGCGCCGGGTCCAGGAGGCGGCCAGCGCGGACGTGGTCGGCCGGGCCCTGGGCGGTGTGCTCGGCGGCGCCCAGTTGGTCTTCGGCACGGTCTTCCGGGTGCTGACCGTGCTGGTGCTGACGATCTACTTCCTGGTCTACTTCGACCGGCTGCGCGACCTCGGGTACGCGCTGGTGCCGCGCTCCCGCCGGGAGCGGGTGCAGCTGATCGGCGACGAGATCCTCACCAAGGTCGGGGCGTACATGGTCGGCGCGCTCGCCATCGCGGTGCTGGCCGGCGCGACGACCTTCGTGTTCGCGCTGGTCGTGGGCCTGCCGTACCCGTTCGCGCTGGCCGTGGTCGTCGCGGTGACCGACCTCATTCCGCAGATCGGCGCGACCCTCGGCGCGGTGATCGTCAGCCTGGTCGGCTTCGCCACCGAACCGTCGATCGGCATCGCCTGCGTGGTCTTCTTCGTGGTGTACCAGCAGATCGAGAACTACCTCATCTATCCCAAGATCATGCGACGGTCGGTGCACGTCAACGAGGTGGCCGCGCTGGTCGCCGCGCTGCTCGGGGTGTCCCTGGTGGGGGTGATCGGCGCGCTGATCGCCATCCCGACGGTGGCCGCCGTCCAGCTCATCCTGCGCGAGGTGATCATCCCGCGCCAGGATGCCCGCTGA